Proteins from one Gimesia maris genomic window:
- a CDS encoding Na(+)-translocating NADH-quinone reductase subunit C, giving the protein MSRDSIGFTFMVSAALCVACSILVSGAAVGLRSKQELNKENERKKNILSAAGLVKPGDGADVRKIYDERVKGIIVDLNTGEVVTDDKALFPNPQEYDQKAAADNPKMSMKLDSAQDLAGIKRRENYSWVYLINDENGKLSQYVLPIRGKGLWSTLWGFLALETDLSTVAGLTFYEHGETPGLGGEVDNPKWKAQWIGKEAYANDFQPDLEVIKGTVNPESPNAIHEVDGLSGATITSRGVSHLLEFWLGDLGFKPYLERVREKEEK; this is encoded by the coding sequence ATGTCGCGTGATTCAATAGGATTCACATTTATGGTGTCGGCCGCGTTGTGTGTGGCCTGCTCAATTCTCGTTTCCGGGGCTGCGGTCGGACTGCGCAGCAAGCAGGAACTGAATAAAGAAAACGAGCGTAAAAAAAACATTCTCTCCGCAGCCGGACTGGTTAAGCCCGGGGATGGAGCTGATGTGAGAAAAATTTACGACGAGCGGGTCAAAGGCATCATTGTCGATTTGAACACCGGCGAAGTTGTCACCGACGATAAAGCCCTGTTTCCAAATCCACAGGAATATGACCAGAAGGCCGCCGCCGATAATCCCAAGATGAGTATGAAGTTGGATTCTGCACAGGATCTGGCCGGTATCAAACGCCGCGAAAACTACTCCTGGGTGTATCTCATCAATGATGAAAATGGAAAGCTGTCTCAGTACGTATTGCCGATTCGGGGTAAAGGACTCTGGTCGACACTCTGGGGCTTTCTGGCACTGGAAACCGACTTGTCTACTGTTGCCGGTCTGACCTTCTATGAGCATGGCGAAACACCGGGGCTCGGTGGTGAAGTTGATAATCCCAAGTGGAAAGCACAATGGATTGGCAAAGAAGCCTACGCAAACGACTTTCAACCTGATCTTGAAGTGATCAAGGGGACGGTCAATCCGGAGTCTCCGAATGCCATTCATGAAGTAGATGGCCTGTCCGGAGCAACGATTACCTCGCGCGGCGTCTCACACCTGCTGGAGTTCTGGCTGGGTG
- a CDS encoding NADH:ubiquinone reductase (Na(+)-transporting) subunit B, protein MKPLRNLLDKVHPLFDKGGKFEKLYPLYEAQDTFLYTPGEVTHEASHVRDSIDLKRMMSMVIVALLPCVFMALYNTGYQANSAMSAMGIDTVPGWRGSVMAAIGVAPEASSLVSNLVHGALYFLPVYIVCMAVGGAWEGLFCIIRRHEINEGFLVTGMLFPLTLPPTIPLWQVALGISFGVVVGKEIFGGTGKNFLNPALTARAFLYFAYPAQIVGDTVWTAVDGFSGATSLGQMAVATPEVGMKAVTNPVADGGLGISWMQAFMGQIQGSMGETSTFACLLGAAFLILAGIGSWRVMAGVLAGSMGLSLLLYMIGSNTNAMFAMPPQWHLVVGGLAFGLVFMATDPVSAAMTDTGRWYYGILIGGMTILVRVVNPAYPEGIMLAILFGNVFAPLIDYYVVQANIKRRLARNVA, encoded by the coding sequence ATGAAGCCGTTACGAAATCTTCTTGATAAAGTACACCCCCTCTTCGATAAAGGGGGTAAGTTCGAGAAGCTTTACCCACTCTATGAAGCGCAAGATACGTTTCTGTATACTCCGGGTGAAGTGACCCACGAAGCATCCCACGTGCGCGATTCCATCGATTTGAAACGCATGATGAGTATGGTGATCGTGGCTTTGCTGCCGTGTGTTTTCATGGCGCTGTACAACACAGGCTATCAGGCTAATTCGGCGATGAGCGCCATGGGTATCGATACTGTGCCCGGCTGGCGCGGTTCCGTTATGGCCGCGATCGGCGTTGCTCCCGAAGCCAGCAGCCTGGTTTCCAATCTGGTCCATGGTGCACTTTACTTCCTGCCCGTCTACATTGTATGTATGGCCGTCGGTGGTGCCTGGGAAGGCCTGTTCTGTATCATTCGTCGCCATGAAATTAATGAAGGCTTCCTGGTGACCGGGATGTTGTTTCCGCTGACTCTGCCTCCCACCATACCACTCTGGCAGGTGGCGCTGGGCATCAGCTTTGGTGTGGTCGTTGGTAAAGAAATATTCGGCGGAACCGGGAAGAACTTCCTCAACCCTGCTTTAACCGCACGTGCGTTTTTATACTTCGCTTATCCGGCTCAGATCGTGGGTGACACTGTCTGGACCGCCGTCGATGGCTTCAGCGGTGCAACTTCACTGGGACAGATGGCAGTTGCCACTCCCGAAGTGGGCATGAAAGCCGTTACCAATCCGGTAGCTGATGGCGGTCTGGGAATCTCCTGGATGCAGGCCTTTATGGGGCAGATTCAAGGTTCCATGGGTGAGACTTCTACCTTTGCCTGTCTGTTGGGGGCAGCCTTCCTGATTCTGGCCGGCATCGGATCCTGGCGGGTGATGGCAGGTGTACTTGCTGGTTCGATGGGGCTTTCACTGCTGCTGTACATGATTGGCAGTAATACGAATGCCATGTTCGCGATGCCTCCCCAATGGCATCTGGTAGTCGGAGGGCTGGCCTTTGGGCTGGTCTTCATGGCGACCGATCCGGTATCTGCAGCGATGACCGATACCGGTCGCTGGTATTATGGGATTTTGATTGGTGGTATGACGATCCTGGTTCGGGTTGTCAATCCGGCGTATCCAGAGGGAATTATGTTGGCCATTCTGTTTGGGAATGTCTTTGCACCTCTGATTGACTACTACGTTGTTCAAGCAAATATTAAAAGAAGGTTGGCGCGAAATGTCGCGTGA